One genomic segment of Desulfomicrobium sp. ZS1 includes these proteins:
- a CDS encoding phosphoadenosine phosphosulfate reductase family protein: protein MTFFEKIALTRSRMVEVLERFGPGAAVGWTGGKDSTVVLALWRELLAAKRPGASVRALNLDTGCKFPEVLAFRDRLAREWDLELHIVRPGVDLSRYPLAVDPVACCGDLKIRPLNEAVRGLSIPALLTGVRADENRDRANRPWLEDHGDHVRVLPILEWTELDIWTFMTRESIPWCTLYDQGYRSLGCMPCTSRSGHGERSGRDAAKEERMGQLRSLGYF from the coding sequence ATGACTTTTTTCGAAAAGATCGCGCTGACCAGATCGCGGATGGTCGAGGTGCTGGAGCGTTTCGGCCCCGGCGCGGCCGTGGGCTGGACCGGGGGCAAGGACTCCACGGTGGTGTTGGCTCTGTGGCGGGAACTGCTCGCGGCCAAGAGGCCAGGCGCTTCCGTGCGGGCCCTGAATTTGGATACGGGCTGCAAGTTTCCGGAGGTGCTCGCCTTTCGCGACCGGCTGGCCCGCGAGTGGGATTTGGAACTGCACATTGTCCGGCCCGGTGTCGATCTGTCCCGCTATCCGCTGGCTGTTGACCCGGTGGCCTGCTGCGGCGATTTGAAGATCCGTCCTTTGAATGAGGCCGTGCGGGGCTTGTCCATCCCGGCCCTGTTGACCGGGGTGCGCGCCGACGAGAATCGGGATCGGGCGAACCGGCCCTGGCTGGAAGATCACGGCGACCACGTCCGGGTTCTGCCCATTCTGGAATGGACGGAACTGGACATCTGGACCTTCATGACGCGCGAGTCGATCCCCTGGTGCACGCTTTACGATCAGGGCTACCGCTCGCTTGGCTGCATGCCCTGCACCTCCCGCTCGGGCCATGGCGAGCGTTCGGGCCGCGACGCGGCCAAGGAAGAGCGCATGGGGCAACTGCGGAGCTTGGGGTATTTTTAG
- the ispG gene encoding flavodoxin-dependent (E)-4-hydroxy-3-methylbut-2-enyl-diphosphate synthase has translation MTQNDPSVLFPRVRTRSLFVGGVGIGGDNPVRVQSMTNTDTRDVDATLSQIKALAGAGCEIVRLAVLDLEAAMALKTICAATPVPLIADIHFDSRLAVQAVEAGVKGLRINPGNIGGPDKVDRVVDAARAAGVPIRIGVNSGSVDKELLKKHGGPTPAAMVESALEHVRLLEERKFGDIKISLKSSSVLGTIAAYRLMAKTVDYPLHIGVTEAGTAMRGAVKSSVGLGILLAEGIGDTLRVSLTADPVEEMLVAWEILRALGLRSRGPEIVSCPTCGRTEIGLIELANAVEDRLRGVEDVFTVAVMGCVVNGPGEAREADIGVAGGRESGLIFRKGEVVRKVKGRSELLPAFMEELEKFLEERRGVA, from the coding sequence ATGACGCAAAACGATCCATCCGTACTTTTTCCTCGCGTAAGGACCCGCTCCCTCTTTGTGGGCGGAGTTGGCATTGGTGGGGACAACCCTGTGCGTGTGCAGTCCATGACCAACACAGATACCCGTGACGTGGACGCGACCCTGTCCCAGATCAAGGCCCTGGCCGGGGCCGGCTGCGAGATCGTGCGCCTGGCCGTGCTTGATCTGGAAGCGGCCATGGCCCTCAAAACCATCTGCGCCGCCACGCCCGTACCGCTTATCGCCGATATCCATTTTGATTCCCGTTTGGCCGTGCAGGCCGTCGAGGCGGGCGTGAAGGGCCTGCGCATCAACCCCGGCAATATCGGCGGCCCGGACAAGGTCGATCGCGTGGTGGACGCGGCCCGCGCGGCGGGAGTGCCCATCCGCATCGGCGTGAACAGCGGTTCCGTGGACAAGGAACTGCTCAAAAAGCACGGCGGCCCGACCCCTGCGGCCATGGTCGAGAGCGCTTTGGAACATGTGCGGTTGCTGGAAGAGCGCAAGTTCGGGGACATCAAGATTTCGCTCAAATCCTCAAGCGTTCTGGGCACTATCGCGGCCTATCGGCTCATGGCGAAGACCGTGGATTATCCGCTGCACATCGGCGTGACCGAGGCCGGTACGGCCATGCGAGGGGCGGTCAAATCGTCGGTGGGCCTGGGCATCCTGCTGGCCGAGGGCATCGGCGACACGCTGCGGGTTTCGCTCACCGCCGATCCCGTGGAGGAAATGCTCGTGGCCTGGGAGATCCTGCGCGCTCTGGGACTTCGGTCCAGAGGACCGGAGATCGTCTCCTGCCCGACCTGCGGCCGCACCGAGATCGGGCTCATCGAACTGGCGAATGCCGTGGAAGACAGGCTGCGCGGGGTGGAGGACGTCTTCACCGTGGCGGTCATGGGCTGCGTGGTCAACGGGCCTGGCGAGGCGCGGGAGGCGGACATCGGCGTGGCCGGTGGCCGCGAGTCGGGCCTCATCTTCCGCAAGGGCGAGGTCGTGCGCAAGGTCAAGGGCCGCTCGGAGCTCTTGCCCGCCTTCATGGAAGAGCTGGAGAAATTTCTGGAGGAGCGGCGGGGTGTGGCATGA
- a CDS encoding ADP-ribosylglycohydrolase family protein, with protein sequence MPGKDFQDRAVGAIMGAFIGDALALGPHWYYNLDDLRRDYGDWITGYTDPKPGRYHAGLRAGQQSQAGFILELTLASLVERGGYDAEDFCQRMDHELFPLLDGTPVSGPGSYTSQSIREAWRRRVKQKLPWGQTAGQADTTEAIERTLAIAVRYALDPAQLATAVAGNAALTQADDLVLSLTVAFGAVLGQLVQGHPLDATISDRLMKLVKTGELPFHAVTRENLQPPRPGDPDPPRAGRFASPDALLSPAYMAAAAADPGVRIEPAWKVSLVYGMPCAIYHQLPAAYYLAARFRDDFESAVLHAVNGGGQNQARAILTGALVGAQTGFSGIPWRFTDGLVRGTDLLELAERLAEQAAGEGR encoded by the coding sequence ATGCCTGGTAAGGATTTTCAGGACCGCGCCGTCGGGGCCATCATGGGGGCCTTCATAGGCGACGCCTTGGCTCTGGGACCGCATTGGTACTACAATCTGGACGACCTGCGCCGCGACTACGGCGATTGGATCACCGGCTATACCGACCCCAAGCCCGGCCGTTACCATGCAGGCTTGAGGGCCGGACAGCAGTCCCAGGCGGGATTCATCCTTGAACTGACGCTGGCCTCTCTGGTGGAGCGCGGCGGGTATGATGCCGAGGATTTCTGCCAGCGCATGGACCATGAGCTGTTTCCCCTGCTCGACGGCACGCCCGTGAGCGGACCGGGGAGCTACACCAGCCAGTCCATTCGCGAGGCCTGGCGGCGGCGCGTCAAACAAAAGCTGCCGTGGGGACAGACCGCGGGACAGGCCGATACCACCGAGGCCATCGAACGCACCCTGGCCATCGCGGTGCGCTACGCCCTTGATCCCGCGCAGCTTGCCACGGCCGTGGCCGGTAACGCCGCCCTGACCCAGGCTGACGACCTCGTCCTGTCCCTGACCGTGGCCTTCGGCGCCGTGCTCGGGCAACTGGTGCAGGGACATCCGCTGGATGCGACGATTTCCGACCGGCTTATGAAGCTGGTCAAGACCGGGGAGCTGCCGTTTCACGCCGTGACGCGCGAGAACCTGCAGCCGCCACGGCCGGGTGATCCCGATCCGCCGCGCGCCGGGCGTTTCGCGTCTCCGGACGCGCTCCTGTCCCCGGCGTACATGGCCGCCGCGGCTGCGGACCCAGGCGTGCGCATCGAACCGGCCTGGAAGGTCTCCCTGGTCTATGGCATGCCCTGCGCCATCTACCATCAGCTGCCCGCAGCCTACTATCTTGCGGCGCGCTTCCGTGACGACTTTGAATCCGCCGTGCTCCATGCGGTGAACGGCGGCGGACAGAACCAAGCCCGCGCTATCCTGACCGGCGCCCTGGTCGGAGCTCAGACGGGATTTTCCGGCATCCCCTGGCGCTTCACGGACGGCCTTGTGCGAGGCACCGACCTGCTGGAGCTTGCGGAGAGGCTGGCGGAGCAGGCGGCGGGGGAGGGCCGTTGA
- a CDS encoding YhcG family protein: MSSKLFHYGSLLGKIKSRIRSAQAKAALSANAEMIAMYWDIGRMIHNRQVEEGWGAGVIPRLAADLKNELPEVKGFSERNLKYMIRFAREYGKDLDDGFLSSRAIVQQPAALFADGDDRGPIVQQVAAQSEMPLAVILGLPWFHHITLLEKVKDPSVRAWYAWRALEQGWSRDALMAQIRGQVHKRQGSAVTNFIATLPAIHADLAQRLLKDPYLFDFLTIEEPFHERELETSLVRHLEKFLLELGAGFAFVGRQYHLAISDRDFYLDLLFYHLKLRCFIVIELKKGDFKPEYAGKMNFYCSVVDDQLRNESDNLTIGLILCQTKDRILAEYTLRDMHKPIGISEYELTRSLPENFKSALPTVEEIEAELDGLGSGERI, from the coding sequence TTGAGTTCCAAACTTTTTCACTACGGTTCCCTTTTGGGAAAGATCAAGTCTCGTATCCGCTCGGCGCAGGCGAAAGCGGCGCTTTCCGCTAACGCGGAGATGATAGCCATGTATTGGGACATCGGGCGGATGATCCATAATCGTCAAGTTGAAGAGGGGTGGGGGGCGGGCGTCATTCCTCGGCTGGCTGCGGATTTGAAAAATGAACTACCTGAAGTTAAAGGATTTTCTGAACGAAATCTGAAGTACATGATTCGTTTTGCTCGAGAATATGGTAAGGATTTGGATGATGGGTTTCTTTCTTCGCGGGCAATTGTGCAGCAGCCTGCTGCACTTTTCGCAGATGGCGATGATCGAGGACCAATTGTGCAGCAGGTTGCTGCACAATCGGAAATGCCCCTTGCCGTCATATTGGGGCTGCCGTGGTTTCATCACATAACCCTCTTGGAGAAGGTCAAGGATCCGTCCGTTCGGGCATGGTATGCGTGGCGGGCACTGGAGCAGGGCTGGAGTCGGGATGCGCTTATGGCCCAGATCAGGGGGCAGGTACACAAGCGTCAGGGCAGCGCAGTTACAAACTTCATCGCGACCTTGCCGGCCATCCATGCTGATCTGGCGCAGCGACTTCTCAAGGATCCTTACCTCTTTGATTTTTTGACTATCGAGGAACCGTTTCACGAACGGGAACTGGAAACCAGTCTTGTCCGGCATCTGGAGAAATTTCTTCTTGAACTGGGGGCGGGTTTTGCGTTTGTCGGACGCCAGTATCACTTGGCGATAAGTGACCGGGATTTTTATCTTGATCTGCTGTTCTACCACTTGAAGCTGCGCTGTTTCATCGTGATTGAACTGAAGAAGGGCGACTTCAAACCCGAGTACGCCGGGAAAATGAATTTTTATTGTTCCGTGGTCGATGACCAGCTCAGAAACGAAAGCGACAACCTGACCATTGGCTTGATTCTGTGTCAGACCAAAGACAGGATCCTGGCGGAATACACGTTGCGCGACATGCACAAGCCTATTGGTATTTCCGAATACGAATTGACTCGGTCATTGCCGGAGAACTTCAAGTCTGCATTGCCTACCGTGGAAGAGATTGAAGCGGAATTGGACGGGCTTGGCAGTGGGGAACGAATTTGA